In bacterium HR17, one DNA window encodes the following:
- the sigB gene encoding RNA polymerase sigma factor SigB, with amino-acid sequence MAVTSKKNTKRGTRRKEKWLEPELTEALGEVAEEPLLIEPEERLPLEDVTAAPVEPLPEDWEEFWYERGELPELPEELAVTPEELAEEEAHAAVEDAMAAWARELRRRPLLTKDQEQELAKRMERATREKQNLLRKYVAKEFGIRLRRWKETETFDDYLLVLKEALKKLPPERLDEIARKLGVAESEWKRMSVERRPNHIVEIIAQRYLELATPKEWAVIRDGEAAREVMIESNLRLVVSIARKYRGYGVPLNDLIQEGNIGLIQAVDRFDWRKGTRFSTCATLWIRQAVIRAIQAQSQLVKLPTRISEQLHKLSRARELLTQELGREPTAQELARYLKMPRTQVEELLSYPHQVSSLDEPVDSEEKVTLLDAIEDTTTLNPEEEMVQRTLREHIERALNELPENYRTVIKLRYGLEDGQPHTYEEIGRRLGLSRQRVKQIADVALKRLRQHPLLRQARLEAAAS; translated from the coding sequence ATGGCGGTTACCTCCAAGAAAAACACCAAGCGAGGGACACGCCGAAAGGAAAAATGGCTGGAGCCGGAACTCACCGAAGCGCTCGGGGAAGTTGCCGAGGAGCCTTTGTTGATTGAACCTGAAGAAAGGTTGCCGTTGGAAGATGTCACTGCCGCGCCAGTGGAACCGCTTCCTGAAGATTGGGAAGAGTTTTGGTATGAACGCGGAGAACTGCCCGAATTGCCCGAAGAGTTAGCGGTCACGCCTGAAGAATTGGCGGAAGAAGAAGCCCACGCCGCTGTGGAAGACGCAATGGCAGCCTGGGCACGGGAACTGCGCCGTCGCCCATTATTGACTAAAGACCAAGAGCAGGAGTTGGCGAAACGCATGGAGCGGGCGACCCGCGAGAAGCAGAACCTGCTGCGCAAATATGTCGCCAAAGAGTTCGGTATTCGGTTGCGGCGCTGGAAAGAGACGGAAACCTTTGACGACTACTTGTTGGTGCTGAAGGAAGCGCTCAAGAAATTGCCGCCTGAACGATTGGATGAAATCGCTCGGAAGTTGGGAGTCGCGGAGAGCGAGTGGAAGCGTATGAGCGTGGAACGCCGTCCCAACCACATCGTGGAGATAATCGCTCAACGCTACTTAGAACTGGCGACCCCCAAGGAGTGGGCGGTGATCCGTGACGGCGAAGCCGCACGGGAGGTCATGATTGAATCCAACTTGCGGCTGGTTGTCTCCATTGCCCGCAAATATCGCGGCTACGGTGTCCCGCTCAACGACCTCATCCAAGAGGGCAACATCGGGCTTATCCAAGCCGTTGACCGCTTTGACTGGCGCAAAGGGACGCGGTTCAGCACCTGCGCGACCTTGTGGATTCGCCAAGCCGTCATCCGTGCCATCCAAGCCCAGAGCCAGTTGGTCAAATTGCCCACCCGTATCAGCGAACAGCTGCACAAACTCAGCCGCGCCCGCGAACTGTTAACGCAAGAGTTGGGGCGCGAACCGACGGCACAAGAACTCGCCCGCTACTTGAAGATGCCCCGCACGCAGGTGGAAGAACTGCTCAGTTACCCCCACCAAGTCTCGTCTTTGGACGAACCTGTAGATTCGGAGGAAAAAGTCACGCTGCTGGACGCCATTGAGGACACGACGACGCTCAACCCCGAAGAAGAAATGGTGCAACGCACGCTGCGTGAGCACATTGAACGGGCGCTAAACGAGTTACCCGAAAACTACCGCACCGTCATCAAACTCCGATACGGTTTGGAAGACGGCCAGCCCCACACCTACGAAGAGATTGGGCGCCGGTTGGGGCTGTCGCGGCAGCGGGTCAAGCAAATTGCCGATGTTGCCCTCAAGCGGTTGCGGCAGCATCCGTTGCTGCGTCAAGCCCGCTTGGAAGCAGCGGCTTCGTGA